A genomic window from Humulus lupulus unplaced genomic scaffold, drHumLupu1.1 SCAFFOLD_34, whole genome shotgun sequence includes:
- the LOC133810302 gene encoding uncharacterized protein LOC133810302 has translation MNQKVARFNGCYKRVQQAHHSGCSGKQILENAHQLYKSENNNSNFLLIDCWRLLKDELKWNTMYQPKGGKRTKVSESGAYTSSSNLDISDDEVRDVRPTGQKNINFRRRFRMRRHVFLCIVQVLENHSEYFQIRFDAVGRRGLSPLQKCIVSMRMLAYGGALVNYVDEYVQIGETTAIKCLVNFFRGVNEIFGTEYLRRPNVGDIRHLLQMGEVSGFPGMLGSIDCMH, from the exons ATGAATCAAAAGGTGGCGCGTTTCAATGGGTGTTATAAACGAGTACAACAAGCACATCACAGTGGTTGTTCTGGTAAGCAAATTCTTGAGAATGCACATCAATTGTACAAATCTGAAAATAACAACTCAAATTTTTTGCTTATAGACTGTTGGAGATTGCTAAAGGATGAGCTGAAATGGAATACAATGTACCAACCAAAAGGTGGTAAGAGAACAAAGGTGTCAGAATCAGGGGCATATACTTCATCTTCTAATTTAGACATCAGTGATGATGAAGTGCGTGACGTGCGCCCTACTGGCCAAAAG AATATCAATTTTCGAAGAAGATTTAGAATGCGTAGACACGTATTCCTATGCATAGTGCAAGTTCTAGAAAATCATTCGGAGTATTTCCAGATAAGGTTTGATGCAGTCGGTAGAAGGGGGCTTTCGCCATTACAGAAGTGCATCGTTTCTATGCGAATGTTGGCATATGGAGGAGCGCTTGTCAATTACGTTGATGAGTATGTTCAAATTGGTGAAACCACTGCTATTAAATGCCTAGTCAATTTCTTTCGGGGAGTGAATGAGATTTTTGGAACTGAATATTTGAGACGACCTAATGTCGGGGACATTCGTCACTTACTTCAAATGGGGGAGGTGAGTGGTTTTCCAGGCATGTTGGGAAGCATTGATTGTATGCACTAG